One stretch of Dissulfurimicrobium hydrothermale DNA includes these proteins:
- a CDS encoding ATP-binding protein, translating to MSTHALRPWTDLVKLHPDVEAGALTEAVFAIDLGAIAANDPNVPVVNRDPEAFFRATYLTADLRKLLDEVLASLSGKSGYNRVLKLRVPFGGGKSHTLAALFHAARKREALDGIPEAKEFARPGNVAVAVFDGEKFDARNGKTLDDGRTIQTMWGWIAWQIDPEKAFPLVADHDKDRVAPGGDVIRELLTRGAGDRPVLILLDEVLKYMERSAAVSVLDSTLQRQAKDFFQNLTVEVAGSEKAALVYSLTWSAREALGNVGLLAEIDKLASRVDQLREPVSGDEVLPILQRRLLGGAPDPTLAAEVATVYQEIITGMQRAHAETASERQQAEEEGRLLRDRMRAAYPFHPALIDIMRERWTAVDAFQRTRGALRFLASCMHSLKKNGGAKALLGPGDIPVKDVDVRVKMLKELGVQNDYDPVITADIDGPNARAMRIDERMARETPVLASVKPATRIATAILLYSFGGLRREGSGSDETLPPGVTENELLAACVGPDLDNITATAVLSELRNTCLYLHYDGVRYCFKKDPNVTKLIEDAEQTVAREDSQARGHGPVRSQIKEMLDARLAGHHKAIVWPLRTQDIPDGDPHFLVAYLPIEFAAEDKSEQERQAKEYLTKYGDRPRRFRNGLGLAIPEKKQIEALRRAVRYLLAIDRVEAKKQQLRLTRDQLDQLRERKRTEQAAAESCFRELYTAIWLPRVQDGELEIERVERGGRPLQATGVHERIMELLTSVGTPRIHGSVTPRKIVERVRLGESLCEGEPPLMGIKASDVLESFFRDIAPPRLESASVLRKGIARGVSESVFAYVSGGSPVLGPDGKYQVNPDKVILGRSIADDEVDFDSGFLMMPQAVQEAPAAQPTGAALVETGSVPPSSIQEDLAGMGVGTGTGPVSTGTDTAGRKKRIAFAFEATREQVFKAFPAIANLADKSDGAKVRIRIEASSAAGFDPSWLRNAVDEPLDEADIERTTEE from the coding sequence ATGAGCACACATGCACTTCGTCCCTGGACCGACCTGGTCAAGCTCCATCCTGATGTGGAAGCGGGTGCGCTGACCGAGGCGGTGTTCGCCATCGACCTGGGAGCCATCGCCGCCAATGATCCCAACGTACCCGTAGTCAATAGGGACCCGGAAGCCTTCTTTCGGGCAACGTACCTTACGGCCGATCTGCGAAAGCTCTTGGACGAAGTGCTGGCATCCCTCTCCGGCAAGTCCGGCTACAACCGGGTGTTGAAACTTCGGGTGCCCTTCGGCGGGGGAAAGTCGCACACTCTGGCGGCGCTGTTCCATGCCGCGCGAAAGAGAGAGGCCCTGGATGGTATCCCGGAGGCTAAGGAATTCGCCCGGCCTGGCAATGTGGCCGTGGCCGTTTTCGACGGCGAGAAGTTCGACGCGCGTAATGGCAAGACGCTGGATGACGGCCGTACGATCCAGACCATGTGGGGATGGATCGCATGGCAGATTGACCCCGAAAAGGCCTTTCCCCTGGTGGCCGACCACGACAAGGACCGCGTGGCCCCGGGCGGAGATGTGATCCGGGAGCTCTTGACCCGCGGGGCCGGCGACAGGCCGGTTCTGATCCTTCTCGACGAAGTGCTCAAGTACATGGAGCGGTCCGCTGCGGTCAGTGTCCTCGATTCAACCCTCCAGCGCCAGGCCAAGGACTTTTTCCAAAACCTGACCGTCGAGGTCGCTGGCAGCGAGAAGGCCGCGCTCGTCTATTCCCTCACCTGGAGCGCCAGGGAGGCTTTGGGGAATGTGGGACTGCTTGCCGAGATCGACAAGCTCGCTTCAAGGGTGGACCAACTCAGAGAGCCTGTCTCAGGGGACGAGGTCCTGCCGATCCTTCAGCGACGTCTGTTGGGTGGCGCTCCTGATCCAACACTTGCCGCCGAGGTGGCCACGGTGTATCAGGAGATCATCACTGGCATGCAGCGGGCTCATGCAGAGACAGCATCGGAGCGCCAGCAGGCGGAGGAGGAAGGCCGCCTTCTGCGTGATCGGATGCGGGCCGCGTATCCGTTCCATCCCGCGCTCATTGATATCATGCGGGAACGCTGGACCGCGGTGGATGCCTTTCAGAGGACCCGCGGCGCGCTGCGGTTCCTTGCCTCCTGCATGCACTCTCTCAAGAAGAACGGCGGGGCCAAGGCGCTTCTTGGCCCTGGAGACATCCCCGTGAAGGACGTTGACGTGCGGGTAAAGATGCTCAAAGAGCTGGGGGTGCAGAACGATTATGATCCGGTCATCACGGCGGATATCGACGGCCCAAACGCCCGGGCAATGCGCATCGACGAGCGGATGGCGCGCGAGACTCCTGTGCTTGCCAGCGTGAAGCCGGCTACGCGCATCGCCACGGCCATCCTTCTGTACTCGTTTGGGGGGCTCCGGCGTGAGGGTTCAGGGAGTGACGAAACGCTGCCGCCCGGCGTTACGGAGAACGAACTCCTTGCGGCATGCGTCGGTCCCGACCTGGACAACATCACAGCTACCGCCGTCTTGTCCGAGCTTCGTAATACATGCCTTTACCTGCATTACGACGGCGTCCGCTACTGCTTCAAGAAGGACCCGAATGTTACCAAGCTGATCGAGGACGCCGAGCAGACCGTTGCCCGCGAGGATTCCCAGGCGCGCGGGCACGGCCCGGTCCGAAGCCAGATCAAGGAGATGCTGGATGCCCGGCTGGCCGGACACCACAAGGCCATCGTATGGCCTTTGAGGACCCAGGACATCCCCGACGGGGACCCGCATTTTCTCGTTGCCTACCTGCCCATTGAGTTTGCCGCCGAGGACAAGTCGGAGCAGGAACGTCAGGCCAAGGAGTACCTCACCAAGTACGGAGATCGCCCCAGGCGGTTCCGGAACGGTCTGGGCCTCGCAATACCGGAAAAGAAACAAATCGAGGCCTTGCGGCGTGCCGTTCGTTACCTGCTGGCCATTGATCGTGTTGAGGCAAAGAAGCAGCAGCTCCGGCTTACCAGGGATCAGCTTGACCAACTCCGGGAGAGGAAGCGCACCGAACAGGCCGCGGCTGAGTCGTGTTTCCGGGAGCTCTACACGGCCATCTGGCTGCCTCGGGTTCAGGATGGCGAGTTGGAAATAGAAAGGGTGGAACGGGGTGGCAGGCCGCTTCAGGCGACTGGCGTGCACGAGCGGATCATGGAGCTGCTTACCAGTGTGGGGACTCCGCGGATTCACGGATCGGTTACGCCGCGAAAAATTGTCGAGCGCGTGAGACTCGGTGAATCCCTGTGCGAGGGTGAGCCCCCGCTCATGGGCATCAAGGCATCCGATGTACTTGAATCGTTTTTTCGGGATATTGCGCCGCCCCGGTTGGAATCTGCATCCGTGCTGCGCAAGGGAATCGCACGGGGTGTATCGGAAAGTGTCTTCGCCTATGTGAGTGGAGGAAGTCCCGTTCTCGGCCCTGATGGGAAATACCAGGTGAACCCCGACAAGGTGATTCTCGGCCGCTCCATTGCTGATGACGAAGTCGATTTCGATTCCGGCTTTCTCATGATGCCGCAAGCCGTCCAGGAAGCCCCGGCGGCCCAACCCACCGGAGCAGCACTTGTCGAAACCGGCTCTGTCCCCCCATCCAGTATCCAAGAGGACCTGGCCGGAATGGGTGTGGGAACCGGTACGGGTCCGGTCTCAACCGGCACGGATACCGCCGGTCGGAAGAAGCGGATCGCTTTTGCCTTCGAGGCCACCCGAGAACAGGTCTTCAAGGCGTTCCCGGCCATCGCGAACCTGGCCGACAAATCCGACGGAGCCAAGGTGCGAATCCGCATCGAGGCCTCGTCGGCTGCTGGCTTCGATCCATCCTGGCTGCGTAATGCCGTCGACGAACCACTCGACGAGGCGGATATCGAAAGGACAACGGAGGAATGA
- a CDS encoding Druantia anti-phage system protein DruA, whose product MRSYEDRLIRYIANGDEVVPSAIRPKLVVVKPESEHELLFRYACLHWGIPVSAGYGRRRREWPGL is encoded by the coding sequence GTGCGGTCTTATGAAGACCGGCTTATTCGATATATCGCCAATGGAGACGAGGTGGTCCCCAGCGCAATACGCCCGAAGCTCGTTGTGGTGAAGCCGGAATCCGAGCATGAGCTGCTTTTCCGTTACGCCTGTCTCCACTGGGGTATTCCGGTTTCCGCAGGATATGGGAGAAGGCGTCGGGAATGGCCTGGTCTTTGA
- a CDS encoding PHP domain-containing protein, which yields MSDIDPMTDALKLSSGARFYRCALQVNPFDYVQRHNKETAFEDEASYNTAIVQACLDHDIEVIAITDHYRVHTADGLAKEARDAGIHVFPGFEAVTKDGVHILCLFEPGRTTRELGRILGDCGIHRDEAASPTGKYDVIEFLKTRNMG from the coding sequence ATGAGCGATATAGACCCCATGACGGATGCGCTGAAGCTGTCCAGCGGCGCACGGTTCTATCGGTGCGCGCTTCAGGTTAATCCATTCGATTACGTCCAGCGTCATAACAAGGAAACGGCGTTTGAGGATGAGGCGTCATACAACACTGCCATCGTGCAGGCCTGTCTCGATCACGATATTGAGGTCATTGCTATCACTGACCACTACCGGGTTCACACAGCCGACGGCCTAGCCAAGGAAGCGCGTGACGCGGGTATTCATGTGTTTCCTGGCTTCGAGGCCGTTACCAAAGACGGAGTTCACATTCTGTGCTTGTTTGAACCAGGCAGAACCACACGAGAGTTGGGACGCATACTTGGCGACTGCGGAATCCACCGGGATGAAGCCGCGTCGCCCACAGGGAAATATGATGTCATAGAGTTTCTCAAGACAAGGAACATGGGCTGA